A genomic stretch from Oreochromis aureus strain Israel breed Guangdong linkage group 17, ZZ_aureus, whole genome shotgun sequence includes:
- the LOC116309876 gene encoding transmembrane protein 60-like isoform X1 — protein sequence MSLAQRVLLTWVFTLVFLIMLVLKLDGKVQWNWFLIFLPVWVFDGILILMLAIKMAGRCKPGYDPRNGSPDLRLRGWYLTAMLLKLGFCLTLCAKLERLADVKLTFVCIPLWTMLMGALVELGLNIFPERREA from the exons ATGTCTCTGGCTCAGAGGGTTTTGTTGACCTGGGTCTTTACCCTGGTTTTCCTCATTATGCTGGTGCTCAAATTGGATGGAAAG GTGCAGTGGAACTGGTTCCTCATCTTTCTCCCTGTCTGGGTTTTTGATGGCATCCTCATCCTCATGCTCGCCATCAAGATGGCAGGCCGCTGCAAGCCGGGATACGACCCGCGCAACGGCTCTCCAGACCTGCGCCTGCGAGGCTGGTACCTGACAGCCATGCTGCTGAAACTCGGCTTCTGCCTGACGCTGTGCGCCAAACTGGAAAGGCTGGCCGACGTGAAGCTGACGTTTGTGTGCATACCACTGTGGACCATGTTAATGGGGGCGCTGGTGGAACTGGGGTTGAATATCTTTCCTGAAAGGAGAGAGGCTTAG
- the LOC116309876 gene encoding transmembrane protein 60-like isoform X2 codes for MESILSLSSLQVQWNWFLIFLPVWVFDGILILMLAIKMAGRCKPGYDPRNGSPDLRLRGWYLTAMLLKLGFCLTLCAKLERLADVKLTFVCIPLWTMLMGALVELGLNIFPERREA; via the exons ATGGAAAG CATCTTATCCCTTTCCTCTCTACAGGTGCAGTGGAACTGGTTCCTCATCTTTCTCCCTGTCTGGGTTTTTGATGGCATCCTCATCCTCATGCTCGCCATCAAGATGGCAGGCCGCTGCAAGCCGGGATACGACCCGCGCAACGGCTCTCCAGACCTGCGCCTGCGAGGCTGGTACCTGACAGCCATGCTGCTGAAACTCGGCTTCTGCCTGACGCTGTGCGCCAAACTGGAAAGGCTGGCCGACGTGAAGCTGACGTTTGTGTGCATACCACTGTGGACCATGTTAATGGGGGCGCTGGTGGAACTGGGGTTGAATATCTTTCCTGAAAGGAGAGAGGCTTAG